From the Periophthalmus magnuspinnatus isolate fPerMag1 chromosome 1, fPerMag1.2.pri, whole genome shotgun sequence genome, one window contains:
- the LOC117394109 gene encoding keratin, type I cytoskeletal 13-like has product MAFRSGNTSISVSSIPYLSSTRRGTSVYGGAGGSNVKISYGTRPLGSGFDLSHALQGGGGGGIGGMDNLGIAGSEKLTMQNLNDRLATYLQKVRSLEDANAKLERQIREWYENQTPTVRDYSKYEVIITDLRHKIGIATQDNARLMLQIDNARLAAEDFRVKYENEMALRQSVEGDIAGLRKVLDDLTMARSDLEMQLEGLREELVYLKKNHEEEMAALRSQVNTSSVHVEVDAKPQADLGRVLDEIRAQYEGIAEKNRREMAEWYKVKFDNLNKEVASSSESLQTSRTQINDLKRMLQSLQIELQSQQSLKSALEDQLSDTESRYGVQMSQLQATVDSLEHELGQMRADIARQRTEYQLLLDIKTRLELEIAEYRRLLDGEDVIQIKSEPVKTQRRVIITEELINGQVVSRKEDATPVY; this is encoded by the exons ATGGCTTTTCGCAGTGGAAATACCTCCATATCAGTCTCCTCCATACCCTATCTCTCCTCTACTAGACGGGGTACGAGCGTGTACGGAGGCGCAGGAGGGTCAAATGTGAAAATTTCCTATGGGACCAGACCACTCGGATCCGGGTTTGACTTGTCCCACGCGCTGCAAggaggcggcggcggcgggATAGGGGGGATGGACAACTTGGGCATCGCCGGGAGTGAGAAGTTAACCATGCAAAACCTCAACGACCGGCTGGCCACGTATCTGCAGAAGGTGCGCTCACTGGAGGATGCCAACGCCAAACTGGAGAGGCAAATCCGGGAGTGGTACGAGAACCAAACCCCCACTGTCCGGGACTACAGCAAGTACGAGGTCATCATTACTGACCTGCGCCACAAG atCGGCATTGCCACACAGGACAACGCCAGGCTGATGCTGCAGATTGACAACGCTCGACTGGCCGCAGAGGACTTCAGGGTCAA GTATGAGAATGAGATGGCTCTTCGCCAGTCTGTGGAGGGGGACATCGCTGGTCTTCGTAAAGTCCTGGACGACCTCACCATGGCCCGGTCCGATCTGGAGATGCAGTTGGAGGGTCTCAGGGAGGAGCTGGTTTACCTCAAGAAGAACCATGAAGAG GAAATGGCAGCGTTGCGTAGCCAGGTGAACACCAGCTCTGTGCATGTGGAGGTGGATGCCAAACCTCAGGCGGACCTCGGCAGGGTCCTGGACGAGATCCGGGCCCAGTATGAGGGCATCGCCGAGAAGAACCGCAGAGAGATGGCAGAGTGGTACAAAGTCAAG tttgaCAACTTGAACAAGGAGGTGGCAAGCAGCTCAGAGTCCCTCCAAACGTCCCGCACTCAAATCAATGACCTCAAGAGGATGCTGCAGAGCCTCCAGATCGAGCTACAGTCACAGCAAAGCCTG AAAAGTGCTTTGGAGGACCAGTTGTCTGACACCGAGTCACGCTACGGTGTGCAGATGAGCCAGCTTCAGGCTACGGTGGACTCTTTGGAGCATGAGTTGGGCCAGATGAGGGCCGACATCGcgagacagaggacagaataCCAGTTGCTGCTCGACATCAAGACCAGACTGGAGCTGGAGATCGCAGAATACAGGAGGCTGCTGGATGGAGAAGATGTGAT acaaataaaaa GTGAACCAGTTAAAACTCAAAGAAGAGTGATAATCACTGAAGAACTCATTAATGGACAGGTTGTGTCCCGCAAAGAAGATGCAACACCGGTCTACTGA